Genomic window (Psilocybe cubensis strain MGC-MH-2018 chromosome 1, whole genome shotgun sequence):
GGATTCCTGTACGCTGTTGCCCTGATTGACCGTACCAATCTTGGTATTGCCCGCTCAGCCGGCATGGCTGTCGATCTGGTGAGTTTTTGGCCCATTAACTGAGAACGATTGAAAGGAAATTGACGCTCGGCCAGCGATTAACGATTGGAGAGCGGTACAGCATCGCATCGATGATCTACTTCGTCCCATACATTTTGCTGTAAGTGAAGGTTTCATAGTCACTTCCCCTTTATTGACCGCCTATTTTGCAGAGAAATTCCAAGCAATCTGGTTTTGCGCTTTATGGGTGCTCGACTATGGCTCACAATTTGCGTTGTCGGATGGGGAGCAGCGCAACTTGGAATGGGTTTTGTGCCAACTTGGGGATACCTGGTACTTTGCCGTGTCTTCTTGGGTGTCTTCGAGGTATGTAGCCCAATATTTGTACAAATTGGCACGAGACAAATGTTAAACCGCTTGATATTCTAGGCAGGTTTTTTCCCCGCACTCGTTTTCATCATCACTACCTGGTACAAGCGCCATGAGGTCCAGAAGCGCCTTGCCATTTTCTATCTCTCCGCAATGGTCATCACGGCTTTCAGCTCGATCTTCGGTACTATAATCTCTTCTGATAACAAAGAACACATCTGACCAAGATATCATATAGCGTATGTTCTTACCCTTCTCAAGGGGCGCGGTGGCCTCAATGGATGGCAATGGATTTTCATCATCGAAGGAGTTATCACCATTGCCCTTGGACTCCTCACCTGGCTTTATATCCCCGATTTCCCTGATAAGAGCAAATTCTTGAATGAAGCCGAGCGAAAGGTACGCTTTATATCCCATACCAAAGAGTTTTGAATATCCATTCAACGCACACACAGATGATTCTTGATCGCGTTGAAGCTGATCGCGGTGATTCCATTCCCGACAAAATGACCAGGGCCAAGTTCTTCAAGCATTTCTTCGACCCTCTTGTTTGGGCATTCGGTAAGCCGCTCAATTTTTCACGATGATGAACTATCGACTTACAGTCCGTCCGAAGCCTACATGTTTTTGGCCTCAACGGTCCCCGCGTACGCCATCGGATTTTTCATCACCATCATTCTCGGTGGAATGGGCTATTCGACGACAGAAGCATTGCTCTTAACCGCTCCTCCTGGCTTGGTCGGCGTAAGTAACTTCTACATTGACAGTCTCTAGGAAACTTACTGTTCTTTGAAACTTTAGGCCATCTCAGTATATTTCTTTGCTCATCTTTCCGATAGGACAAGATTGAGAGCGCCATGGCTTGCTGCTCAGAATCTCCTCACAATCACTGGTTTGTTTGTGGCCGCCTACGCCAAACTTAATGCTGCCCGATATGTTGGACTCTTCCTCGTCAACATGGGCGCCTCTGGCTGCGTACCAGGCGTCCTTGCATATGTTCGTCAAATTTCCATCAAATTGTTGGAGGGTATGGCTAACTTATATCGACAGAGTGCTAACAATATCACGAGTCATACAAAGCGTGCCATTCAGACTGCAGTAATCATTGCTGCTGGTGGAATAGGAGGTATCCTGGCTACCACTATGTACAGGGAAAAGGACTACCCAAGGTCGGTGTTATCTGCAACATCACCAGTCACCCCTTTGATATTGATCGTGTTGATTCCTCGTCAGATATATTCCAGGCATGTGGGCCACCATTGGCTTCCAGTTTGGAATGCTCGCTATGCTCGCCATTACGACATTCGTCTTCCATCGCCGAAACACCCTGCGTAGAGCAGGCAAGATCGGTCCTTTGGAAGGCCAAGAAGATTTCTACTACACTTTGTAGAATAACGCGTCACGACAcgttttattttctttactCTATATCAATGTGTAATTTAAAACTGTAAAATATCAACAAAAGATAAACAACACAAATCTGTGTGAGCACTCGGCAGAAAGGGATCAAAATTATTTTGCGCTCAGAGCCGCTCGCGTTTTATAAGCGCGGTCATGCCGTGAGAATATGTTGCCAATTTCATGTGACCTGTTGAACAGTCGAGGTCGAGATGCCACCAAACGCGACGCCTATCAAGTCTTGAAATCTCCCTTGATACTTTTATACAAATTCTCGTACAGGCGTGCATAACACTTCATACCTGAAAATTCTTATTCGTATTTGAAGACATCAAGCCACCACGAAAGCCGAGGCAATTCCTTATCTGCAACAAGTACTGGTTTGATCCTCAGGCTGCACTGCATATCATTGGCAAGTTGATGGTATCGCCAATAGTCGCAGAAAGCACAACATCCACGAGCTATGACCTCTCAACCATTGCTTAGAGCGCAGAAGGCTTCAGAATCTGAGACTTATGGTTCTTCAATAACAGCGAATGTCAACTCCAATTTGCCCAGGTGTGTATACAACACAAGTTCTTCCCTATCCTATCCCGGTGCAGAATAAGACTAAATCATAAAGAACTTCAGAGATACCAGCCAATCAATCAGATGGATCGAACCAGAAACTCACGAATTTCGTTCTCAAATTGCATCAGGAATGGATAACGAGTTTGTCGAGTGCAGCGTTGATATCTTTTTGAAGCATTACCTTCCCTTTGAACCATCAGATGAAGCCGTTGAAACATGCATTGCAAAACTTCTCTGCAAACCTTTTTCTTTCGTCGACGGCGTAAGTGGTGCAAATCCTAGGTCCGAACAGGTTCCGGAAAAGCCTAGGCGATCGACGTGTGTAAAAACGTTGCCACAGCCTAGTTGTATCGAAAGGCATCCTATATTGTCAGTAGTAAAGTTTAAGGAACAGAAAGAACCAACAACTTGCGACGCTGAAACAACTGTTCTTCGATTCACAAATTACATGATGCGCCCTGGCAGACAAAGTTTAGGAAACAAGAGTGTCTTCGCGCAATTGAAGTCTATTGCTGATGCAGTCGGAGGCCACAGCGAGACCTGTGACGGCAGAGTTCGCAATGATTTTCATTATCTAAATTGTCCGGACGCAGTCATTTCGTCAAACATAGGGGGCTTTAAGAACAAGATCGACGCCTGCTTTTCCAATGGAGGAAGTGACTTGAACGTCAAGAACATCGCTGTGCCTATTGAGCAGCAAGCTTGGGTGGCAAGCAAATACTTTGTGAGTAAAATTTAACCAAGTATCACGTACTTTCTGCCAAACTTTTTCAAGACTAGTGACCGTCAGGTAGTATCCGCAAATGTTCAAATTATGAACGATGACGTGCGGCGTATGTTCACCTATGGGGTATGTAGAAATAGACTCTGCAAGACGGAATATTTCTGATTTTTATTGGTTTCAGATGACCTTTGAAGGCGATAAGGCAACGCTGTGGTATCATTGTCGCTCTCATTCTGCTGTTTCGAAACAATTCAGCTTTGTCGAGGTATTTAGCATGCTTCTTTTCAATTGATGAACATTATTGATGTAATAGTCTCTAGAATCCCAGATTACTTGTCAAGGTGTTCTTATCGTTTCTATTTGCAACAGACGAAGAACTCGGCTACGATACCAACGTCACTGCAGTCGAAGGCAAGAAGCGTCAATACATTTTCAAAATCCCCAGTTCTGATGGGAAATCGGCCAAGTTCTACCGCACACTCAAGGTACTTTCTGAATACCCCTCGAACAACATCTCTGGTCGCATGGCGCGTGTATGGTTGGTCGATCGGGTCGATTCTGATGGCAACAAAATTGGCCCGCCATGCGTCTTGAAAGACGTCTGGCTATCCATAAATGCTCTCACTGAAAAGGAGATCCAGACGGCCATCTTTGCAGATATTGAAAAATACTGTCATCCCGATAAGCCAGATTACAACCTGGCACTGGATCCTCCTACACGCTCTCCGCAGGCTGCTCTCAATGCTATCAAGATGCGAAATGCCGAGCTTGTTGAATCTGGAGAGTACAAGCAGTACTTTCTTGACATTGAAAGTGACTATTCTGGCAAGCCATCCAAAGACGTTTTGGAGGGATGTACTCCCGACATGGGCTTGTTTCACAGCGCCCATGCGAATAGGATCGCATCTTTGAACAACATTTCTATTCCATCGGTGGGATCGACAGGTTTTTCAAAGACTCGTCGGTCTTCCATTAGAACATATACCCCCCGTAAACAGTATCGCGTCATCTTCAAAGAAGTCTGCCAGGCTGTGGGTGATCTGCCTACTTTGGGGAAGGTGGTTAATGTGCTCAAACAAACTGTTATTCGTGAGTGACAATCTTGATCAAATATCCACATTTTCTTATGTACTCTCTAGCCCTCTCTCTCTTGTATTGCGCCAACTGGGTACACAGAGATATCAGCTCTGGGAACATTCTTGCCCATCAGCAAGGCTCAGTCTTTCGAGCTAAGTTATCAGACCTTGAATATGCCAAGAAATTTCCGCCACCTGCAGACCATCAAGGCAACGCTGATGCCAAAACGGTACATTTGCTATTTTAATCTTCCATGTGTACTGCTTTCCAAACAACATTCCAGGGAACTCCCTTTTTTATGCCTGTTGAGATAATGCAAAACTGTTATCTGTATGGCAAACCGAAAGCCGACAACGTAGATTCAAGAATCGAGGACCCAGTTATTTTGTTGGCAGAAATGCAACGCGTCGAGCATGGTGCTATGAATGATAAAGTTTGGACGAAAATACCATCTTATGAGGCGGTAATCTATAATTTCCAACACGATTTAGAGTCACTTTGGTGGGTCTTAGTGTGGTCTCTAACTGCACGTGTCAACCACCAACCTTCCAGGACGTGGGCCAACCAAATTTTTCAACATGCCGATGTACCTACCTCTGAGAGGGTAAAATTTCTAAGGCCCTTTGACGAAAAGGATCTTGACACAAACACAAAAGCTCAGGACCCTTTGCAAGCTACCATGCTCCCATCGATCTCATTTCTCAACTACATCGTGAACATTTTAAAAGATGCCTTGCATGTTGCTTATTCAGAGCATACAAGCAATGCCATCCTGAGAGAACCGCTATCTTATGCTATTGTTGTAAACCGCTTTTATTTGGGTTTCCAGCTATTCGACCGTGTTGCTGGCGCCCCCTGGGAGGAAACCCCTCTGGTGATGAACATCCCTGCTGAAGGTCCCGACACTGTCCAACCTGTTGATACCAATACAGCAGTGTCTAGTGCTCCTTCACTTATCCCCCATCAAAAGGGGTCCAATCCAAACATTCGGAAGACAGCACCCTCAGAATCGTTTCAACCAGGCTCGGGCGACGAAGACGTCAAACCTACCATAGAACAGcaaagatcaaagcgctTTAAAAACCAGGATGATTCTATCACCAGCAGTTTGATGACTGGGCGCCAATCCAAATCAAGCACAAGATCGAAAGCTTGAGATGATGATTCAACTCGACGTCAATAAAAAGCGACCTCCATCTCGTGGTTTTACGGGCCGTACTTTTACAGTTGTTGACTCAATAATTTATACTGTGTTGTAGCTAGTATATAAATCCATAGATAAATTCGCGATAGCACAAGATTTTCTCAGTCACAATTAAAAAAACCATTGCTTCACCTAATGCACAAGGGGAGGCAAGATTTCTTTGTCGGAAGAATAATAATGAGCATACCGTGAGAATGTGTTGACACCGTCACATGCCAGGCAGTGAACGCGTTGAAATGGCATTTTACATCTCCTCTATATAAGTCACCTATGTTCTGATATTCCTTGTGCGTCAGAATCCAGCACAATAATACCCCCTCATTTACAATCCTCTCTATGTCTACCTATGAGTGCCTTTTCCAGCGCCAAATGGATAACGAGTTTGTTGAGTGCAGCGTCGATGTTTTCTTGGAGCATTATCTTCCATTTGAGCCTTCTGAACTAGCTGTCGAAGTATGTATCTTGAGACTTCTTGGAAAGGACCCTGTTCCCACCAGCAATGCTACTGAAGGTTACCCCAGCCCCGAACAGGCTGCAAGAGCGCTTAGACGATCCACATGCTTAACACCACTTCATCAACCTGTCAATGACAAAGAACAGCCAATATTGTCGGAAGTCATACTGGAGGAAACCACTGCTCTTCGATTCACCGACTATATGGAACGTCCTAGTAAACAAGAGGCAGTGGAGAAGACGTTATTTGCTCCCTTGAAGTCTATCGCTGATGCCGTCGGAGGCTACAGCGAGACCTGTGACGGGAGGGTTCGCAACAATTTTCAGTATCTGAATTGCACGGAAAGAGTTATTTCGTCGGACATCGGGGGCTCAAACAATAGGATAGATGCCTGCTTTTCAAATGGAGGAAATGATCTGTACACAAAGGATATCGCTGTGCCTATTGAGCAAAAGGTCTCCTGCGCCAACAGGGATTTAGTAAGTGTTATGCAACCTTTTGCACATGCTTTTAGCcaatcttttcttcaagAACAACTGTCAGGTAGTATCAGCAAATGTTCAAATCATGAACGATGACGTGCGGCGCATGTTCACCTATGGGGTACGTAGAATAGACTCTGCAAAACGGAATATTCTGATTTTTATTGGTTTCAGATGACGTTTGAAGGTGATAAGGCAACGCTGTGGTATCATTGTCGCTCTCATTCTGCTGTTTCGAAACAATTCAGTTTTATCGAGGTATGCTCGTATGGTTCTTTTGAATTGGCAAATATTATTGATCTAATAATCACCCTAGAATCCGAAATTACTCGTCAAGGTGTTCCTGTCATTTCTATTTGCAACACACGAGGAACTCGGCTACGATCCTAACGTCACTGCGGTGAAAGGCAAGAAGCGTCAATACATTTTCAAAATCCCCAGTTCTGACGGGAAATCGGCCAAGTTCTACCGCACTGTCAAGGTACTTGCTGAATACCCCTCGAACAACATTTCTGGTCGCATGGCGCGTGTATGGTTGGTCGACCGGGTTGATTCTGAGGGCAACAAGATTGGCGCGCAATGCATCTTGAAAGATGTCTGGCTTTCCGTAAATGCTCTCACTGAAAAGGAGATCCAGACAACCATATTTGCAGATATTGAAAAATACTGTCATCCCGACAAGCCAGATTACAACCTAGCATTGGATCCTCCTGAAGACTCTCCCGAGGCCTCTCTCAATAATATCAAGATGCGAAATGCCGAGCTCGTTAAATCTGGCGAGTACAAGCAGTATTTCCTCGAAATTGAAAGTGATCATGGTGGCAAGCCATCCAAAGATGTTTTGGAGGGATGTACTCCCGTCACAGGCTTGTTTCAGAACGCACATGCGAATAGGATCACATCTGTGAACAACAATTCTATTCCATCGGTGGGATCGACACCTTTTATAAAGAGTGGACAGCAATGCAAGCGAACATTTACCCCCCGGAAACAATATCGCGTCATCTTTAAAGAAGTCTGCCAGGCTGTGGGCGATCTACCTACTTTGGGGAAGGTGCTTAATATACTTAAACAAACTCTCATACGTAAGCTCCAACCTCGATTAAATTTCTACATTTATTCATGTATACATCCGTAGCCCTTTCGCTCCTGTACTGTGCTGGCTGTGTACACAGAGACATCAGCTCAGGGAATATTCTTGCTCATCAAGAAGGCAGGATCTTGCGGGCCAAATTGTCAGACCTTGAATATGCCAAGAGGTTTCCTCCACCTGAAGATTATGAAGCCAACGGTGACGCCAAAACGGTACTTTGTTATTTCACTCTTCTATGGGTCTTGTTGTCTCAACAAAATTCCAGGGTACTCCTTTTTTCATGCCTATCGAAATAATGCAAGAattttatatatataatcgAATCGACAACAAGAACGACATAGAATTTGCAATTCGCGATCCATCTCTTTTTGTCGCCAAACAACAACTCGCCCAGCTTGGTGCCCGCAGGAAAAATACTTCGCAGAACGATATGTCTTGTAACTCGGTGATCTATAATTTTCAACATGATCTTGAGTCGCTTTGGTGGGTTTTAGTGTGGTCTCTAACCGCACGTGTCAGCCACCAACCTTCCAGGACCTGGGCCAACGAAGTTTTTCAACATGATGTCGTGCCTACTTCTGAGAGGATACGCTTTCTGAGGGCTTCGTCCAGCATCACGCTTGAAGATATCATGCTCCCATCAATCTCATTTATGCATCTCATGGTGGACTACATACGATCTGCCATGAATATTGCGTATTCAGAACGAGCAAGGGACGACACACTCAGAGACACGCTATCTTATGCTATCATTGTAGACCGCTTCCATTTTTGCTTTAAACTACTCGAGAGTGTCGCCGGCTCCGCTTGGGAGGAAACGCCTCTTGTGATGAACATCCCCGCTGATGGCCCCAACTCTGTTCAGCCTGCCGATGGCGCTACAGCAGCGCCCGGTGCTCCCTCACTTTTTTCTAGTCGTAAGAGACCCAATCCAGACATTGGCAAGGCGGCACCCTCAGAATCTTTTAAACCAGGCCCGACTGACGAAGACGTAGAAGCTACCCTGGAACGGCAAAGGGCTAAGCGCATCAAAACGCGGGATGATCCTAACGCAGGCGGCGGCTCAAATGCCGGAAGGCAATCCAACACCGGGACAATAGACGACAGGGCGTCGATCCAAGTTGGGCACTAGGTCAAAAACTGGAGGTCCGTAGCTCATTTCGATGTAGATAAATAACACCCTCAATCTCTCTTTTTGATATCGTCACTTTGTATCATTTTATGCACTATATCCATTTCCTGCAATGAAGTTTGTTTCACATCAAGGTTGACCCTGCACAACATGCTCATCATACTGGATTAACGACGACATAACTTTTCTCTCGCTGACAATCGACAATCATTTAAACAGCGTCTTTCGGAGTCTTCCGAATACCCAGGTTGTGGCGACGTTGCGGATAGACACCTCGTCATCTGCAGCTGCTAGTGCTAGTGGTACAGTAGTGGTACAGGCAATCTACACAGGATGAGGGCGGAGTCGAGGTCGAGGGataaggaaaaggaaaaggagagggagaggtcGAAGGAACaagggaaggagagggagcgcACGCTCACGCGCGCTGAGGCGGCCCGCGATACTCTGCGTGTACCTCTATCTGGTTGGGTGTCCGCGCCaccgtcctcatcctcattcACATCCTCATCCCGTCAACTAAACACATAAAGGAAAaacaaaaggaaagaaaacggGAAAGACAAAAGgaaagacgaagacgaagaaagtGGACAAGGCAACTGAAAAGACAACAGAAAAGACGGAAGAACAATCTACACCTACCCCAACCGCACACAAAGCGTCGTCAAAGTTGAATCTTTGGCCGCAATACATTAAATTTACACAAATATTTAATTATATATGTAGCTTATCGcgagcaaaaaaaattatgtAATTAATCCTGTAACGTTCGTAATTGCTCTCCCGGCAACTCCAGCACCAAACTTGTCCTCTACCTTTTGTCCTCCCTCACGGGAATACGCGATGTATGGGCACCTAATCTAGAGGCGGAAATGAGAGTCATCCGCGATCTGATAGAACATTTCCCGTATGTCGCAATGGTCGTATCTCAGTCCACATATATTTCCAACACATCGCTCATCCAATGCCACTAGTAGGACACCGAATTTCTGGGAGTCGTCGCTCGTCAAATAGGAAACTTTAAGACTTCCTCGGACTACCATTATCAAACTATGCGGTGTAATGTTGACCTGCTCAAGATCATTCAAGTTGGGATCACGCTGGCGAACGAGGACGGGGAGTTTCCACAGGAAATCTCAACATGGCAGTTTAATTTTTGATTCAGTTTGACGTGTGTTCTTCTGTTCTGTTTATACTGTAACCACACTGACGAACCTGTTATTTAACAACCCAGTGATGATATGTTCACGCCTGACTCTGTGGAACAATTGCAAAAAGCTGGTATTGATTTCGGACGCCATGAGGAGTTTGGGATCCTTCCCAATGATTTCGCCGAACTTATGATTACGTCGGGCATGGTGCTATCGCACGATACAAAATGGATATCTTTCCGCAGGTGTGTGGTCTGCCCTAACTAGTTGCTGTTAGCCATTCCGACATCCACCGCACAACGCGCTATTGGAAGAGCCTTCTTTAGGCTTCGTGTCTTCTGAACAGTTTGTTTTACAGAGCTTGCTGACAATTATTGGATTCTAGCGGCTATGATTTTGGATATTTCGTGAAAGTTTTGACAGCGGAATCTCTACCGACAAACGAAGATGCCTTCTTTTTACTTCTCAAAATATGATTTCCCACCGTTTACGACATCAAGTTCCTGATGAGGGCGTCTAAGGCCCTCAAAGGTGGCTTGCAAGAAGTTGCAGACGACCTCGGCGTACGTATTCAAACATGATttatttattgatttctcaaaAACCATCATAGGTCATGCGCATCAGCACGGGTCAGCATGAGCAAACTGGCTCTGACTCTCTCCTGACAGCTTCAATTTTCTTCAAGATGCAAGAAATTTACTTCGATGATCACATTGATGACGCAGAGTATTCAGGGAAGCTATACGGTCTTGGACAAACCTTTTCGATGTCAAATAGGTTGACTGATCCCGCAAGAGGAGGGGTTACGATCGCCGAGAGAGAAGATAGAGGTTCAGTAAGGGACGCTCACAACCAAACACCTGGACCCAACAATGGTAGCAGCCAGCAAACACAGCCGACGTCGATGACGTTGGGTCCTATGACAGCTGGTATACAACCTGCCATGACACCTGGTGGATATGGCTCCATGAACAATGGACCACAAGCATACATGCGGACGATGGTAGGGGGAGGGCGTTAATGTATACCTGGGCTACCCCATTGCGTATTTCTACTCTCGGAATTGTGTGGCATGTATATCTGTATTACTGTATTGCTAGATAGATAAATGGCATTTTCTGTAAACTCCTAACCACTCGAAATTGGCCATACTTATGTCAGGACAGGTTATGTACAAGAACCATTCTCAGATCCGGATTTCATCTACTTGTCCACCGCGGTGGTTCACGTGATAATCAAACTCTAACTTTACATCGACCAAAGTACCGAAATTttccaaaaagaaaataatacAATTGAGCCTAATAAATTATGAGCGTTAGAACCCTGAATAGGGCCACTTTTTCTGTATATGCAAGCTCCCTAAAAACCAGCTCCAAatatcttttctctctccatTCTAAGGACGAGATACCTTCAAGGTGACATCCAATCAGAGTAACAAAATATTGCTTGTGAGAGCGCCTCAGTGCCGGTCCTTAGGAAGAAAGGTATGAGAAAGGAGCTTCTCAGGACAGGTGTACATTCCTTTATCTCCCGCCATTCGCCATTCAATTTCCTGCCAGTGAGTGAACAAACAAATCATAGTCAGTGAAAGCTCTTTGCGAGAAAGAATATTCTTACCAGATACATTTCCTAGCCTTTcatacagaaatcaatgTTGCTGTCAGGAGTGGTCTGAAAATGGTTGGAGAAGATAACACCTATGGACAGACTCTTGACCTGTAGTTTTTCGAGCTTGTCAGGTCCAAGACGCTTGAGGAGTAGGACAATAACGACTCAACACGTATTCGACACTGGACAATCCTTGTTGCACGACATTGGGAACGGTCCTATAGCAATGGCTTATTCGATAGACCAATTCCTTGTTCGGAAGAACAGCAAGAATTACatgaagaaaacatacaaGAAGAATCCAATGGACGACCCAATGCAACACCAGTATTGTAACTGGCAGCCTAGCCCTTGTCATTCATCATCTGGAATGATGCTGGGGTGGTTGCCCAATTAATGGCGCCCCACAATTTCTTGTTGGAAAGCAcagcaaaagcaaagcaaaaaaaccAACTGGGGACCAGGCAAATAAAAAAGGGACTGGCCTAGGATGGATGGTGTGGAGAGCACTTGGAAAGCAGATAAACTGGACCAACCAAAAGCAAAGATCTTCATCCTTTGTCCATTTTCCCAATGCACAGATGAATCTACATATTGGTTATGCACTCCCTCATCCGAGGAGGCGTCATCATAGTCATCTATCGCAAGAGTACCAGAATCTGACATTCTGGATACAGATTATCAAGGTGCGCATAGTACTCGGGACTGTGACTACATTGATGCTATATTGGAAATGAGGAGTGACGGGAGCATTGGAATATAGGTCAGTGGTCGGACAGTTGGGTCCTGGATGCTGGCTATGCCGGGCTGAGGGCTTGAGATGCTGCTAGAGGATATCAAGAATGAACACTGCTGGTGTTAGtgtcagggtacgtattggtgccacccctatccgttattgttatctgttacggtcccacgctgtcatgccttgttctatctttgtgttcaGTCCTATGTCTATCGTTCccctgtttcatctattgatagttgtcatatattgagtactctggtccaggaagtagttactctggtctccatgtatatataagGTCCTGGGGTTagtagtcagaccccagctttaatatcaacttggtctttgggcattcttctctcttgacttaagtcgatTCCTAACAGTTAGCTACAACTGTTATCAAATACCTTGGGATACTGGGCTGAACTTTGTACAATCGGCAGCAAACCTCATGGTCTTGAGACACTGACTGCGTATGGGCTGATGGGTCGGAGATGGACAGTGACACACAGATTGGAGACTATGTCGGTATTGGTCCTGCTAGATTCTGGTTGTCGACTGTCCTGGATCAGACCCCAAACGCTGCTGAAGGATCTAAACAATAATCACTGTTAGTGCCAACTACAGTCGTTACTCAATACCTAGGGATAGCGGGATGAGCTGTCTGGAATCAGCAGTAAAGCCTGTTCAATGCAATAGAAGGGGTAGGCCGGCATGGACGACATGGATGGCACGCCCGTCGTAATGCCGGACACCTTTAACTAACTTGCCCCCGAGGTTGTCAGAGTATACTTGCACTGGGATTTGGGCACTGTCATTTGATCATTGTTAAATTTGTCTATTGTTATAGCAGACACGGAGAGCATACCTCCTAAACAGCAGCAAGGGCACAGCGTGCGATGGTTGGGGGAAATCCGAAGCTAGAATATCGGAGAGAGATGCCTTGGCTCCTAGGAATCCTTTGCCTGTGAGAGTAAGGGAATCTGTTGACCTTGACTATACCTTGTCTCGTCCTTTTTATGCTCCAGAAAATTTTGGCCTGTCATCTGTGTTCAAAAAACACATACCCTGTG
Coding sequences:
- a CDS encoding Poly(A) ribonuclease pop2 yields the protein MRAESRSRDKEKEKERERSKEQGKERERTLTRAEAARDTLRVPLSGWVSAPPTKLVLYLLSSLTGIRDVWAPNLEAEMRVIRDLIEHFPYVAMDTEFLGVVARQIGNFKTSSDYHYQTMRCNVDLLKIIQVGITLANEDGEFPQEISTWHDDMFTPDSVEQLQKAGIDFGRHEEFGILPNDFAELMITSGMVLSHDTKWISFRSGYDFGYFVKVLTAESLPTNEDAFFLLLKI
- a CDS encoding CCR4-NOT transcription complex subunit 8 — its product is MRASKALKGGLQEVADDLGVMRISTGQHEQTGSDSLLTASIFFKMQEIYFDDHIDDAEYSGKLYGLGQTFSMSNRLTDPARGGVTIAEREDRGSVRDAHNQTPGPNNGSSQQTQPTSMTLGPMTAGIQPAMTPGGYGSMNNGPQAYMRTMVGGGR
- a CDS encoding putative transporter C11D3.18C, translating into MASTTDSKNSSDLRVENIEKSETPALDAHYDPAFVKRTIRRVDWRMLPLLGFLYAVALIDRTNLGIARSAGMAVDLRLTIGERYSIASMIYFVPYILLEIPSNLVLRFMGARLWLTICVVGWGAAQLGMGFVPTWGYLVLCRVFLGVFEAGFFPALVFIITTWYKRHEVQKRLAIFYLSAMVITAFSSIFAYVLTLLKGRGGLNGWQWIFIIEGVITIALGLLTWLYIPDFPDKSKFLNEAERKMILDRVEADRGDSIPDKMTRAKFFKHFFDPLVWAFAYMFLASTVPAYAIGFFITIILGGMGYSTTEALLLTAPPGLVGAISVYFFAHLSDRTRLRAPWLAAQNLLTITGLFVAAYAKLNAARYVGLFLVNMGASGCVPGVLAYSANNITSHTKRAIQTAVIIAAGGIGGILATTMYREKDYPRYIPGMWATIGFQFGMLAMLAITTFVFHRRNTLRRAGKIGPLEGQEDFYYTL